The following are encoded in a window of Magnetococcales bacterium genomic DNA:
- a CDS encoding helix-turn-helix transcriptional regulator: MTAIPQIISSPDGDKVVVLALAEYERMRELLCDLQDVIEAQEIKRKIASGEDEAIPASMVDRLLDGPDSKIKIWREYRGLSIDELAEATGCSPAHVAEIESGNHDGSIHIMGALAKALRVDLDDLV, from the coding sequence ATGACGGCCATTCCTCAGATTATTTCCAGTCCAGATGGCGACAAGGTGGTTGTCCTGGCCTTGGCAGAGTACGAGAGAATGCGCGAATTGTTGTGTGACTTGCAAGATGTTATTGAAGCGCAAGAAATTAAAAGGAAAATCGCATCCGGTGAGGATGAGGCAATTCCTGCATCCATGGTTGATCGTCTCCTTGATGGACCGGATTCAAAAATTAAAATATGGAGAGAGTACCGTGGTTTAAGTATTGATGAGTTGGCCGAAGCGACGGGATGCAGTCCGGCACATGTTGCAGAGATCGAGTCCGGTAATCATGATGGATCAATTCACATCATGGGGGCTTTAGCCAAGGCGTTGCGGGTGGATCTGGATGATTTGGTATGA
- a CDS encoding type II toxin-antitoxin system RelE/ParE family toxin, protein MKMIAYSKQATRTLSRLSLDDSRRIRAAIQSYANVGQGDVKKLCGLPFFRLRIGNWRVIFDDDGLIMSIEKIGSRGDIYKGV, encoded by the coding sequence ATGAAAATGATCGCCTATAGTAAACAGGCCACCAGGACCTTGAGCCGGTTGTCTCTGGATGATTCTCGCCGGATACGTGCAGCGATCCAAAGTTATGCGAATGTTGGCCAGGGAGATGTAAAAAAACTGTGTGGTTTGCCCTTTTTCAGGTTGCGTATTGGCAATTGGAGAGTGATTTTTGACGACGATGGTTTAATCATGAGTATTGAGAAAATTGGTTCCAGGGGTGATATTTACAAAGGAGTATGA